GTCGCCGTTGATAGCGGCGCGGGTGAGGTTTCCCTTTTCCATCTTGAACACGAAGATAGGCATGTTGTTTTCCATGCAGAGGGCGACTGCTGCGGTGTCCATAACCTTGAGGCCGCGGGAAATGACTTCCTTGTAGCTGATATCGTCGAAGCGGGTTGCCGTCGGATCCTTGACCGGGTCTGCGGTGTAGATGCCATCGACCTTGGTCGCCTTCATGATGACGTCACATTCGCTTTCGATAGCGCGGAGAGCAGCGCAGCTGTCTGTCGTGAAGAAGGGGTTACCCGTACCCGCAGAGAAGATCACCACGGAACCCGCAGAGAGGAGCTTGAGCGCCTTGCGACGGTCGAAGAATTCGCAGACCGGTTCCATGCGGATGGCCGACATCACCACGGAGTCAATGCCCTGCTTGTCGAGAGCGTCCTGCATGGCAAGGCCGTTCATCACGGTGCCGAGCATGCCCATAGCATCGCCCTGGGCACGGTTCATGCCGCCTGCAGAAGCGGAAATGCCGCGAACGAGGTTACCACCACCGATCACGAGCGCAACCTGTACGCCCTGCTTGACGATGGATGCGATTTCGGAGGCCATGTCAGAAAGAATCTGGTTGTCGATGCCGTGGCCCTTTTCGCCTGCGAGGGCTTCGCCACTGAGCTTGAGAAGAATGCGTTTGAATTTGGACATAATTATTCACCGGTTAAAAGTTTGTGCGTCAGAGCGCGATTATCTAGTCGGATAATTTAAAAATATTTAACAGA
The nucleotide sequence above comes from uncultured Fibrobacter sp.. Encoded proteins:
- the pyrH gene encoding UMP kinase, whose product is MSKFKRILLKLSGEALAGEKGHGIDNQILSDMASEIASIVKQGVQVALVIGGGNLVRGISASAGGMNRAQGDAMGMLGTVMNGLAMQDALDKQGIDSVVMSAIRMEPVCEFFDRRKALKLLSAGSVVIFSAGTGNPFFTTDSCAALRAIESECDVIMKATKVDGIYTADPVKDPTATRFDDISYKEVISRGLKVMDTAAVALCMENNMPIFVFKMEKGNLTRAAINGDLGTLVHC